A genomic window from Colletotrichum destructivum chromosome 7, complete sequence includes:
- a CDS encoding Putative proton-dependent oligopeptide transporter family, PTR2 family proton/oligopeptide symporter, whose product MNDDVDTKDNISRLDEAQVHPDAPVKPPSPQWEGLRRVPDKLPAVALLILVVELGERFTYFGLSGPIQNYINNPYDPESDLPGALGRGQAVATALGNFFKFWAYASTVIGAVVADQYLGKFKAILAACAVYVVGLVILVATSTPASIQNGAGFGGLIAAMITIGLGTGGIKANVTPMCAEQYRNSHAVVRTLKSGEEVLVDPELTVQRLFMWFYWVVNIGALSPLITVNVEAHHSFWLAYLIPLIAILISAAVFLSGQKKYVKVPPEGSAIVDALRVARIAMREKGFENATPSALRETGRDGNYAVVGETWYTDGYVVDVMRGLKSCKMFLFFPLYFVCWIQIWNNLISQAGEMALHGTPNDLLQNLDPIALCIFIPFLDMVVYPLLRKYRIDFDPVTRIFTGFLFASVSMVYASVLQHRIYNSPPKSIHVWIQAPAYILVALSEAFIIVTGLELAFTQAPKNLRSVVSALFWLTIGVAAAMCIALAPVSQDPYLVWMYGSLGIVGFVAGCSFYACFYPGRSKRSPEQDVIIEGRTP is encoded by the exons ATgaacgacgacgtcgacaccAAGGACAACATCTCCAGGCTAGATGAGGCGCAGGTGCATCCGGACGCGCCTGTCAAGCCGCCTAGCCCGCAGTGGGAAGGCCTTCGAAGAGTCCCGGACAAGCTTCCCGCTGTTGCGCTGCTGATTTTGGTTGTAGAG ctCGGTGAGCGATTCACATATTTCGGGCTGAGCGGACCGATCCAGAACTACATCAA CAACCCGTATGATCCCGAATCCGATCTCCCCGGCGCTCTTGGGCGCGGCCAAGCCGTCGCGACAGCGCTGGGCAACTTCTTCAAGTTCTGGGCGTACGCGTCcaccgtcatcggcgccgtcgtagCAG ACCAGTATCTCGGAAAGTTCAAagccatcctcgccgcctgcgccgtgtacgtcgtcggcctggtTATCCTCGtcgcgacctcgacgccggcgtcgatccAGAATGGCGCGGGCTTCGGCGGGTTGATCGCCGCCATGATCACCATtggcctcggcaccggcggcatCAAGGCCAACGTCACGCCCATGTGCGCGGAGCAGTACCGCAACTCCCACGCCGTCGTGCGGACCTTAAAGTcgggcgaggaggtcctGGTCGACCCGGAGCTGACCGTCCAGAGGCTCTTCATGTG GTTCTACTGGGTTGTTAACATCGGCGCCCTCTCGCCGCTGATCACCGTCAACGTCGAGGCGCACCACTCATTCTGGCTGGCGTACCTCATCCCGCTCAT TGCAATcctcatctcggccgccgtcttcctctcgGGCCAGAAGAAGTACGTCAAAGTGCCACCCGAGGGCTCGGCGatcgtcgacgcccttcGCGTGGCCCGCATCGCCATGCGGGAGAAGGGCTTCGAGAACGCCACCCCCTCGGCGCTGCGAGAGACGGGACGCGATGGCAActacgccgtcgtcggcgagaccTGGTATACGGACGGATACGTCGTGGACGTGATGCGCGGCCTGAAGAGCTGCAAG atgttcctcttcttcccgcTCTACTTCGTCTGCTGGATCCAAATCTGGAATAACCTCATTTCCCAGGCGGGCGAGATGGCCTTGCACGGCACCCCCAACGACTTGCTCCAGAACCTAGACCCCATCGCCCTGTGCATCTTTATCCCCTTTCTCGATA TGGTGGTCTACCCTCTCCTCCGCAAATACCGCATCGACTTCGACCCCGTCACCCGAATCTTCACGGGAttcctcttcgcctcggTCTCCATGGTCTACGCCAGCGTGCTGCAGCACCGCATCTACAACTCCCCGCCCAAGAGCATCCACGTCTGGATCCAGGCGCCCGCGTACATTCTCGTGGCGCTGTCCGAGGCCTTCATAATCGTCACCGGGCTCGAGTTGGCCTTTACCCAGGCACCCAAGAA CCTCCGATCCGTCGTCTCCGCCCTGTTCTGGCTGACTATCGGCGTCGCAGCCGCCATGTGTATCGCCCTTGCGCCCGTCTCCCAGGACCCTTACCTGGTGTGGATGTACGGGTCCCTGGGGATCGTCGGCTTCGTGGCCGGCTGCTCCTTTTACGCGTGCTTCTACCCGGGCCGCAGCAAGCGAAGCCCCGAGCAAGACGTCATAATCGAGGGTAGGACGCCCTGA
- a CDS encoding Putative alpha/beta hydrolase-3 — protein sequence MTVPNESKHGPWPRPVAGRLAFSAADYPGIDPDWVRLWNEHGGGMVRADEVSIERYRESPAQYSFTYPTCRGECPAATAHPSKSYAKIEYNQGPDVFHVEDCKVPVTRPAGKVTVRIYSPEGPGPFPVHLNFHGGGWVLGGLNSEAAWCRHICNKANIKVIDVDYRMGPEFKFPTAIYDCWDTVRWAVKHAAALNIDPSSVSFGGLSAGGQMSAVLAHFARDEHVAIKLHLMIVPATDMRYCRRRIERLDESNCPYESARLYRDLPWGPLGREQWFLKYWLEDDDDEQERLLDDWRLTPVLAPDLSNLPPAHVVTAEFDLERDEGEHYGRLLRDAGNRVSMKRYAGVPHAFAHYNHPERGLARSFEFIEDTAQLLRATHYRDGA from the exons ATGACAGTCCCGAACGAATCGAAACACGGaccatggccaaggccggtCGCCGGCCGGCTAGCGTTCTCTGCCGCCGACTACCCGGGGATCGATCCCGACTGGGTCCGTCTTTGGAACGAGCACGGTGGAGGGATGGTCAGGGCCGACGAGGTGAGCATCGAACGATACCGAGAGTCGCCGGCGCAGTACAGCTTCACGTATCCGACTTGCAGAGGTGAGTGTCCTGCAGCTACAGCTCACCCCTCCAAAAGCTATGCTAAGATTGAATACAACCAAGGCCCCGACGTGTTCCATGTGGAGGACTGCAAAGTCCCCGTCACACGCCCGGCTGGAAAGGTGACTGTGCGGATCTACTCCCCCGAGGGACCGGGTCCCTTTCCCGTGCACCTCAACTTTCATGGCG GTGGATGGGTTCTGGGGGGGCTCAACAGCGAAGCTGCATGGTGCCGGCACATCTGCAACAAGGCCAACATCAAGGTCATCGACGTGGACTACCGCATGGGACCGGAATTCAAGTTCCCCACCGCCATATACGACTGCTGGGACACCGTCAGATGG GCCGTTAAGCACGCAGCAGCCCTGAACATAGATCCGTCAAGCGTGTCGTTCGGAGGACTCTCCGCTGGAGGCCAGATGTCGGCCGTGCTGGCCCACTTTGCCAGGGACGAGCACGTGGCGATCAAGCTGCATCTGATGATCGTGCCGGCGACGGACATGAGGTACTGCCGCCGCAGGATCGAGCGGCTCGACGAGTCCAACTGCCCGTACGAGAGCGCCCGCTTGTACCGCGACCTTCCCTGGGGGCCCCTCGGACGCGAGCAGTGGTTTCTGAAATACtggctcgaggacgacgacg ACGAGCAGGAGAGGCTCCTCGACGATTGGCGGCTCACGCCGGTGTTGGCGCCCGACTTGAGCAATTTACCCCCGGCCCACGTCGTCACGGCCGAGTTCGATCTGGAGAGGGACGAGGGGGAACACTACGGGCGCCTCCTCCGGGACGCCGGAAACCGGGTGTCGATGAAGCGGTACGCGGGGGTGCCCCACGCGTTTGCGCACTACAACCATCCCGAGCGGGGGCTCGCCAGGAGCTTCGAGTTCATCGAAGACACTGCCCAGCTGCTCAGGGCGACCCATTACAGGGATGGAGCGTAG
- a CDS encoding Putative protein kinase-like domain superfamily produces MEEEYTFHLGSKQFTAFGQSVFLPPDLHYTKVLKLSQDTDWTLLPKRIVAKKEDCKYRHLFDSEIRVYEHLQDLQGSAIPIMYGLGTIDGDRALVMSDIGGTALIEEETPRMENSQLEAKLVPVLRQIRSQGVRLQDLSSLNVHLCEGEIRIVDFEAAEILVGDQDDEESDMAGQVQDLVDFYERRRKGLEAIAKPHNRRKRHSRRPRTHGRNERLDGAVKPSSATAVTK; encoded by the exons atggaagaagag TACACGTTCCACCTTGGCTCGAAGCAGTTCACGGCGTTTGGCCAGTCGGTTTTCCTCCCGCCCGATCTCCACTACACCAAAGTCCTAAAGCTGTCTCAAGACACCGACTGGACACTGTTGCCTAAGCGGATcgtggccaagaaggaggatTGCAAGTACAGGCACCTCTTCGACAGCGAAATCCGCGTTTACGAGCATCTTCAAGACCTTCAAGGGTCTGCGATACCGATCATGTATGGCCTCGGGACCATCGACGGCGATCGGGCTTTGGTAATGTCGGACATCGGAGGCACGGCGTTGATCGAAGAAGAAACGCCGCGGATGGAGAACTCCCAGCTCGAAGCAAAGCTCGTTCCAGTACTCCGCCAGATTCGCAGCCAGGGCGTGCGTCTTCAGGACCTCTCGTCGCTCAACGTGCATCTGTGCGAAGGTGAAATCAGGATCGTGGATTTCGAAGCAGCTGAGATCTTGGTAGGTgaccaggacgacgaggagagtGACATGGCAGGTCAGGTGCAAGACCTCGTCGATTTCTATGAACGACGTCGAAAGGGCCTGGAGGCAATAGCCAAACCGCATAATAGGAGGAAACGCCACAGTAGACGCCCCCGAACACACGGACGGAATGAACGTTTGGACGGAGCCGTCAAGCCCAGCTCCGCCACAGCTGTAACGAAGTGA
- a CDS encoding uncharacterized protein (Putative zn(2)Cys(6) fungal-type DNA-binding domain, transcription factor domain, fungi) → MYGQQRKYMSKRQRPCDFCRSRKAACRIDQAPPCRLCLLHGRECTFVEAAAPRKRPLPSEGIRDLDPSQSPVKAPISMITTASQAQVPLVLTDEHPPDDAAMAFVDGINFETTQSEFEAMFRSPRPPSSTPATAWTSNTPRQLRSRDEDNYPAGANPQLLGLSGDMDPLLLRHYRFDEGGMFGFKELAVHSVQGSPLPCHFLVSQQSIFSRRRDECGLERPDDETLSRQLQDIVPAAVGRRLVSLCMDFVQPLFPIFSTAEPPDPATAPTYLLAAIYAISLPFAVHDDKLSVDVAYDKPPYPALSRIVDSALSYELHSPSVPVVQTLLLLILRPSADPLVADTAYRRDALGRLVSCATTLGFHLDPSEWPMTDGRKAHRRRLSFTVYAVDQWIASSHGTLPFTHRDNWLVTNVRPVDFVDSGLGSHEESRLIDFATITEILGSALASLYSLRAVHELSKSRDAIPAVSQPLLHTLISMPNLNQTESSMRRLTILYTQLVIRRAELRPSLAQHPPHSPREDESELSARRNIKTCTRALTDVIQDLNPDTDGVFWPSWTQLVFSSVCFTLMTMAVSSPDAEEASDWIADLQSTRRGLRLKVASFPFLRLGLLRIDALFWRGITNVLDLRPHVEEAFRAADLI, encoded by the exons ATGTACGGCCAGCAGCGCAAATACATGAGCaagcggcagcggccttGCGACTTTTGTCGTTCGCGAAAGGCAGCATGCCGCATCGATCAAGCGCCGCCCTGCCGTCTCTGTCTGCTGCACGGCCGGGAATGCAccttcgtcgaggccgcAGCGCCGAGGAAACGACCGTTGCCATCAGAGGGGATTCGAGACCTGGACCCATCTCAATCTCCCGTAAAAGCGCCCATATCGATGATCACAACCGCCAGCCAGGCACAGGTTCCCCTGGTACTCACAGACGAACACCCCCcggacgacgccgccatggccttcGTCGATGGCATCAACTTCGAGACAACCCAGTCCGAGTTTGAGGCCATGTTCCGAAGCCCGCGCCCCCCCAGCAGcacgcccgccaccgcctgGACGAGCAACACGCCCCGACAGCTCCGGTCCAGAGACGAGGACAACTaccccgccggcgccaaccCCCAGCTGCTGGGCCTCAGCGGCGACATGGACCCTCTTCTGCTGCGGCATTACCGCTTCGATGAAGGCGGCATGTTCGGCTTCAAAGAACTCGCCGTCCACTCCGTCCAGggctcgccgttgccgtgCCACTTTCTCGTCTCCCAGCAGTCCATCTTCTCCCGCCGACGAGACGAGTGCGGTCTCGAACGgccggacgacgagacgcTCTCCCGGCAGCTGCAAGACatcgtccccgccgccgtcggccggcgTCTCGTCAGTCTCTGCATGGACTTCGTCCAGCCTCTGTTCCCCATCTTCTCAACGGCAGAGCCCCCGGATcccgcgacggcgccgacgtacctcctcgccgccatctaCGCCATCTCGCTCCCCTTCGCCGTGCACGACGACAAGCTCAGCGTGGACGTTGCGTACGACAAGCCGCCCTACCCGGCACTGTCGCGCATCGTCGACAGCGCTCTCTCGTACGAGCTTCACTCGCCGAGCGTGCCCGTCGTGCAGACACTGCTGCTTCTCATCTTGCGGCCGTCTGCGGACCCGCTGGTCGCCGACACGGCGTACCGACGAGACGCGCTCGGAAGGCTCGTCTCATGTGCCACGACCCTCGGCTTTCACCTCGATCCTTCCGAGTGGCCGATGACCGACGGGCGGAAGGCTCACCGGCGGAGACTCTCTTTTACCGTATACGCCGTCGATCAGTGGATAGCCTCCAGCCACGGGACGCTGCCGTTTACTCATCGAGACAACTGGCTCGTCACGAACGTGAGGCCTGTAGACTTTGTTGATTCGGGCCTCGGGTCCCATGAAGAGTCAAGACTCATCGACTTTGCAACTATTACAGAAATCCTCGGCTCGGCTCTTGCAAGTCTCTA CTCCCTCCGAGCGGTCCATGAACTATCCAAAAGCCGCGATGCAATCCCGGCCGTCTCCCAACCGCTTCTTCACACTCTGATCTCGATGCCTAACCTAAACCAGACAGAGTCGAGTATGCGTCGTCTAACGATTCTCTATACTCAACTCGTCATTCGCCGAGCCGAACTGCGGCCTTCTCTGGCACAGCACCCACCCCATAGTCCCCGCGAGGATGAATCTGAGCTCTCCGCAAGAAGAAACATAAAGACTTGCACACGCGCCCTCACCGACGTCATCCAAGACCTGAATCCGGATACGGACGGCGTCTTCTGGCCGTCGTGGACCCAGCTGgtcttctcctccgtctGCTTCACCCTCATGACGATGGCCGTCTCGTCCCCcgatgccgaagaagctTCTGACTGGATTGCCGATCTGCAGTCGACTCGCCGAGGTCTCCGTTTGAAGGTCGCCTCGTTCCCGTTTCTCCGCCTGGGCCTCCTCCGGATCGACGCACTCTTCTGGCGCGGCATCACAaacgtcctcgacctgcGGCCGCACGTGGAAGAGGCATTCCGAGCTGCGGATCTGATATAA